The Shewanella japonica genome has a window encoding:
- the rapZ gene encoding RNase adapter RapZ yields MKLVIVSGRSGSGKSVALRVLEDLGYYCVDNLPLPLIGSLLEQLKGNNELVAISVDVRNIEEQGKVLEQQIALLSDDTTIISLFLNANDQVLLKRYSETRRLHPLSKNQISLQEAIQLEGRLLEPIAKMVDHYIDTSQLNIYDLSDQVRQILMGSVDKELVIHFESFGFKHGMPTEADFMFDVRFLPNPHWEPELRPLTGLDQPVQEFLGRQPLVNKFIWQIENLFDTWMPHLERNNRSYLTIAIGCTGGQHRSVYIADQLTQRFSNSKHQVSARHRELNL; encoded by the coding sequence ATGAAACTTGTCATCGTATCAGGACGATCGGGCTCAGGTAAGTCAGTTGCTTTAAGAGTGTTAGAGGATTTAGGTTATTACTGTGTTGATAATCTGCCTCTCCCACTGATTGGCAGCCTACTAGAGCAGCTAAAAGGAAATAATGAACTTGTCGCCATCAGTGTTGATGTGCGTAATATCGAAGAGCAAGGCAAAGTATTAGAGCAGCAAATTGCTTTGTTGTCCGACGATACCACGATCATTAGTTTATTTTTAAATGCCAATGATCAAGTACTGCTTAAACGATACAGTGAAACACGTCGATTACACCCGCTGTCAAAAAATCAAATCTCATTACAAGAAGCGATTCAACTTGAAGGTCGATTGCTCGAACCAATCGCCAAAATGGTTGATCACTACATCGACACATCTCAGCTGAATATTTACGATTTGAGCGATCAAGTCCGACAAATTCTTATGGGCAGTGTTGATAAAGAATTAGTCATTCACTTTGAATCATTTGGATTCAAGCACGGTATGCCTACTGAAGCCGACTTTATGTTTGATGTCCGCTTTTTGCCAAACCCACATTGGGAGCCTGAGTTAAGACCATTAACGGGTCTTGATCAACCAGTACAAGAATTCTTAGGCAGACAACCCCTAGTCAATAAGTTCATCTGGCAGATTGAGAATTTATTTGATACTTGGATGCCGCACCTTGAGCGCAATAATCGCAGTTACCTTACCATCGCGATTGGCTGCACAGGTGGACAGCATCGCTCAGTTTATATTGCAGATCAACTCACACAGCGCTTCAGTAACAGTAAACACCAAGTTAGCGCTCGCCACCGAGAGCTCAACCTGTGA
- a CDS encoding RNA polymerase factor sigma-54, which produces MKASLQLKMGQHLTMTPQLQQAIRLLQLSSLELQQEIQQALDSNPLLELEDEFAKAKEPVKDNAQQTDTDFSDNSQVSVEKDTSSVDTTESLTKESMPEDLPMDTTWDEVYTASPNSGSGAVSRDDDMPFQGETTEGLYEHLEWQKNLTPFSENDLAIATAIIDAIDDRGYLTQSTEDILDALGLEDIELDEVEAVLKRVQHFDPVGVAARNLSECLMIQLGQYPSEIPCIENVKLLISEHLDLIAGRDFRLLMRKTKLKEDDLREAIQFIQTLNPRPGLQITPIKDEYVIPDVTVFKKNGRWVVELNPDNMPKIGVNQQYAAMAKGSANQADSQFIRGHLQEAKWFIKSIESRNETLLKVANCIVQFQQGFFEFGEEAMKPMVLNDIAEAVEMHESTISRVTTQKYMHTPRGLFELKYFFSSHVSTDDGGECSSTAIRAFIKKLVAAENQKKPLSDSKMATLLAEQGINVARRTIAKYREAMLIPPSNQRKSL; this is translated from the coding sequence ATGAAAGCCTCACTCCAACTTAAAATGGGTCAACACCTGACAATGACCCCGCAGTTGCAACAAGCCATTCGCTTATTGCAACTTTCCTCTTTGGAGCTACAGCAAGAAATTCAGCAAGCACTTGACTCAAATCCTCTTCTTGAGCTTGAGGATGAGTTTGCCAAAGCAAAAGAACCAGTCAAAGACAATGCTCAGCAAACTGACACCGATTTTAGCGATAACAGCCAAGTCAGCGTAGAAAAAGACACCTCATCAGTCGATACAACAGAGTCACTTACGAAAGAGTCCATGCCTGAAGACTTACCAATGGATACCACTTGGGATGAAGTCTACACCGCCTCTCCTAACTCAGGTTCTGGCGCTGTAAGCCGTGATGACGATATGCCATTTCAAGGTGAAACGACTGAAGGTTTATACGAACATTTAGAATGGCAAAAAAACTTAACCCCATTTTCTGAAAATGACCTCGCCATTGCGACAGCCATCATCGACGCAATTGATGATAGAGGTTACTTAACCCAATCAACAGAAGATATTCTCGATGCACTCGGTCTTGAGGATATTGAACTTGATGAGGTTGAAGCCGTATTAAAGCGTGTACAACATTTTGATCCAGTGGGCGTCGCTGCAAGAAATTTAAGCGAATGTTTGATGATTCAATTGGGACAATACCCAAGCGAAATCCCTTGCATAGAAAATGTAAAATTACTGATATCTGAACACCTAGATTTAATAGCAGGTCGTGATTTCAGATTACTAATGCGTAAAACCAAGCTTAAAGAAGATGATTTACGCGAAGCGATTCAATTTATCCAAACACTGAACCCTCGCCCAGGGTTACAAATTACTCCAATCAAAGATGAGTACGTCATCCCAGATGTCACAGTGTTTAAAAAGAATGGCCGTTGGGTCGTAGAATTAAACCCAGATAATATGCCTAAAATAGGCGTAAATCAGCAATATGCCGCCATGGCAAAAGGCTCAGCCAATCAAGCTGACAGCCAATTCATTCGCGGTCACTTACAAGAAGCCAAATGGTTTATTAAAAGTATTGAAAGCCGCAATGAAACCCTGTTAAAAGTGGCAAATTGTATTGTTCAATTCCAGCAAGGTTTCTTTGAGTTCGGCGAAGAAGCCATGAAGCCTATGGTTTTAAATGATATTGCCGAAGCGGTAGAGATGCATGAATCGACCATCTCACGGGTTACAACTCAAAAATATATGCACACCCCTCGCGGCCTTTTTGAACTAAAATACTTCTTCTCTAGCCACGTAAGTACCGATGATGGCGGAGAGTGTTCATCTACAGCAATCAGAGCCTTTATCAAAAAGCTGGTCGCTGCAGAAAACCAGAAAAAGCCACTTAGCGATAGTAAAATGGCGACGCTACTGGCTGAACAAGGGATCAATGTTGCTCGGCGTACGATCGCCAAATATCGTGAAGCAATGCTCATCCCTCCCTCAAACCAACGCAAAAGCTTATAA
- the lptB gene encoding LPS export ABC transporter ATP-binding protein, translating into MTQITLTAENLAKSYKSRQVVKNVSLTVKTGQIVGLLGPNGAGKTTTFYMVVGLVKSDKGRILIDSDDLTADPMHLRARKGIGYLPQEASIFRKLTVHDNIMAVLQTRKTLSSEQRIEELEHLLEEFNITHIRDSQGMALSGGERRRVEIARALAANPKFILLDEPFAGVDPISVIDIKKIIQQLKNRGLGVLITDHNVRETLDVCERAYIVSHGDLIAEGTPAEILDNQQVRSVYLGEQFKL; encoded by the coding sequence ATGACACAAATTACCTTAACAGCTGAGAACTTAGCAAAAAGCTATAAAAGCCGCCAAGTTGTCAAAAACGTTAGCCTAACCGTTAAAACGGGTCAGATTGTTGGTCTTTTAGGGCCAAATGGTGCAGGTAAAACCACAACCTTTTATATGGTTGTTGGCTTAGTCAAAAGCGATAAAGGTCGTATTTTGATTGATTCTGACGACTTGACTGCAGACCCAATGCATTTACGTGCTCGTAAAGGTATTGGTTACTTACCTCAAGAAGCCAGTATTTTTAGAAAACTCACTGTGCACGATAACATCATGGCGGTGCTGCAAACCCGTAAAACCTTATCGAGTGAGCAACGAATCGAAGAGTTAGAGCACTTATTAGAAGAGTTCAATATTACCCATATTCGTGACAGCCAAGGTATGGCTCTATCAGGTGGTGAACGTCGACGTGTAGAAATAGCACGCGCTTTAGCCGCCAATCCTAAGTTTATTTTATTAGATGAACCATTTGCGGGTGTTGATCCTATCTCAGTGATAGATATTAAGAAAATTATTCAACAACTAAAAAATCGTGGTCTTGGAGTATTGATTACTGACCATAATGTCCGTGAAACACTTGATGTATGTGAGCGTGCGTATATTGTCAGCCACGGAGATTTAATTGCTGAAGGTACGCCTGCTGAGATCTTAGACAATCAGCAAGTCAGGTCAGTATACTTAGGTGAGCAATTCAAGCTATAG
- the kdsC gene encoding 3-deoxy-manno-octulosonate-8-phosphatase KdsC, which translates to MSNSQVHQGLYGPVSDDIWQRAKKIKLLICDVDGVFSDGRIYLSNAGEELKAFHTRDGYGIRSILTSGISVAVITGRKSAIVENRMTALGVSHIYQGVDDKLTPFKELLSIYNVTPDEVAYIGDDMVDLPVMKEVGLAVCVADGHPYVKQHCQMITRINGGNGALRELTDLLLVSQDKFETAHGMSI; encoded by the coding sequence ATGTCGAATAGTCAAGTTCATCAAGGATTATATGGCCCTGTATCAGACGATATTTGGCAACGCGCTAAAAAAATCAAACTCCTGATCTGTGATGTTGATGGGGTCTTTTCTGACGGGCGTATATATTTAAGTAACGCAGGCGAAGAGCTGAAAGCTTTCCATACCCGTGATGGTTACGGTATTCGATCGATTTTAACTAGCGGTATCAGTGTTGCCGTTATCACAGGCCGAAAGTCTGCCATTGTCGAAAATCGAATGACGGCGCTAGGTGTTAGCCATATCTATCAAGGGGTAGACGATAAGCTCACACCATTTAAAGAGTTACTCAGTATTTATAATGTAACGCCAGATGAAGTTGCCTATATCGGTGATGACATGGTTGATTTACCCGTTATGAAAGAAGTGGGCTTAGCTGTTTGCGTAGCAGATGGTCACCCATACGTAAAACAACATTGCCAAATGATCACTCGCATTAATGGCGGTAACGGTGCTTTACGTGAGTTAACTGATTTACTGCTTGTTAGCCAAGACAAGTTCGAAACCGCCCACGGAATGAGCATATGA
- the mgtE gene encoding magnesium transporter, giving the protein MSIEVIDSELTEQRLNQLTQALGSGMFVHVRNMLHDMAASDVALILESSPPKTRQVLWQLIDQEQAGEILEELGEELKDSLISGMTPEKVAQATSGMDTDDLAYILRSLPDAVYKKVLQSMSSQDRHRVEQALSYPEDTAGSIMNTDTVTLRPDVNIDVVLRYLRQRGNLPDTTDTLYVVDKNDHVLGGVRLADLLTCNPSETIRSIMDPELESIPVDMPDNEVAQLFERHDWISAPVVDEQQKLLGRITIDDVVDVIREDAEHSMMGMAGMDDDEDTFGPVMKSTFRRSLWLTINLFAALLAASVSNMFEGTLEQFATIAILMTIVPSMGGVAGNQTLALVIRGIALGHIGQSNSRWLIGKELAIGFLNGIMWSVLVFFAVWLWKDDMALGGLIGGAMLINMTVAGLAGASIPLLLKKLNIDPALAGGMVLTTVTDVIGLFAFLGLATIFLM; this is encoded by the coding sequence ATGAGTATCGAAGTGATAGATAGCGAACTTACAGAACAGCGCCTAAATCAGCTCACCCAAGCACTTGGTAGTGGTATGTTTGTGCATGTGCGCAATATGCTGCATGATATGGCCGCTTCTGATGTCGCCCTCATTCTTGAGTCATCTCCCCCTAAAACACGCCAAGTGTTGTGGCAACTTATCGACCAAGAACAAGCCGGTGAAATTCTTGAAGAACTCGGTGAAGAGTTAAAAGATTCGCTTATCAGTGGCATGACACCTGAAAAAGTTGCGCAAGCCACTTCAGGAATGGACACCGATGACCTGGCTTATATTTTACGTAGCTTGCCAGATGCAGTGTATAAGAAAGTACTGCAATCGATGAGTAGCCAAGACCGTCACCGAGTTGAACAAGCGTTATCCTACCCTGAAGATACTGCCGGCAGTATCATGAATACCGATACCGTGACTTTACGTCCTGACGTGAATATTGATGTGGTACTGCGTTACTTACGCCAACGAGGCAATTTACCCGATACGACAGATACACTCTATGTGGTCGACAAAAACGACCATGTACTTGGCGGTGTCCGTTTAGCCGATCTATTAACCTGTAACCCTAGCGAAACGATCCGCAGCATCATGGATCCGGAGCTTGAAAGTATCCCTGTTGATATGCCAGATAATGAAGTGGCACAGTTATTCGAACGTCATGACTGGATTTCAGCCCCTGTCGTTGATGAACAGCAGAAGTTATTAGGCCGTATTACCATTGATGACGTCGTCGATGTTATCCGTGAAGATGCCGAGCACTCCATGATGGGGATGGCGGGGATGGATGATGACGAGGACACATTCGGTCCCGTAATGAAAAGTACCTTCCGACGCTCTTTGTGGTTAACAATCAATTTATTTGCTGCTTTACTTGCTGCCTCTGTCAGTAACATGTTTGAAGGCACCCTTGAGCAGTTTGCCACTATTGCCATTTTAATGACCATTGTTCCGAGCATGGGCGGCGTTGCAGGTAACCAGACATTAGCTTTGGTCATTCGTGGTATTGCTCTTGGGCATATTGGTCAAAGTAACTCTCGCTGGTTAATAGGCAAAGAGTTAGCCATTGGTTTCCTTAACGGCATTATGTGGTCAGTGTTGGTATTTTTTGCCGTTTGGCTGTGGAAAGACGATATGGCCTTAGGTGGTTTGATTGGTGGCGCCATGCTCATTAATATGACTGTTGCAGGTCTTGCAGGCGCCAGTATTCCACTCTTACTGAAAAAGTTGAACATCGATCCTGCTTTAGCAGGTGGTATGGTGCTTACCACAGTAACCGACGTCATCGGCCTATTTGCCTTTTTAGGTTTAGCTACGATCTTCTTAATGTAG
- a CDS encoding calcium/sodium antiporter → MLFNILMLIAGLGVLVWSADRFVYGAAAFARNLGLPPMLIGLTIVAMGSSAPEMFVAATASMEGMSNTAVGNVLGSNVANITLILGITALLGAISVSSQTLKREIPLMLAATVLAGYLINDGMLTRFEGTVLLVAFFSLMGYFIWQALRNKQIDPLSDESDAEIPKNVPTLHAIIWIIVGMVLLPLSADWMVTGAVGIAKTFGLSDLVIGLTIIAVGTSLPELAACVAGVLKKEDDLAIGNIVGSNLFNILAVLAIPGLIAPGEIDANAAGRDFYMTLGTSAALAVLVLSSGAKKQLTRWHGAILLVVFIAYQIVLFQSQ, encoded by the coding sequence ATGCTTTTTAATATTTTAATGCTAATCGCTGGATTAGGCGTATTAGTTTGGAGCGCAGATCGCTTCGTATATGGCGCAGCCGCTTTCGCTAGAAACCTTGGCCTACCTCCAATGCTGATTGGATTAACCATTGTGGCCATGGGAAGTTCTGCTCCTGAAATGTTTGTGGCTGCAACAGCGTCGATGGAAGGGATGAGTAATACTGCCGTTGGAAATGTCCTAGGTTCAAATGTTGCTAACATCACCTTAATTCTTGGTATTACAGCACTATTAGGTGCTATATCAGTTAGCTCACAAACCCTTAAACGTGAAATTCCGTTAATGTTAGCGGCAACTGTGTTAGCCGGATACCTCATTAATGACGGTATGCTAACCCGATTTGAAGGCACAGTGCTTTTGGTCGCTTTCTTCTCATTAATGGGTTATTTCATCTGGCAAGCACTGAGAAATAAACAAATAGATCCACTATCTGACGAATCTGATGCAGAGATCCCTAAAAATGTACCTACATTACATGCTATTATCTGGATTATTGTTGGCATGGTTTTGCTACCGCTTTCTGCTGACTGGATGGTAACCGGCGCTGTAGGCATTGCAAAGACATTTGGGTTATCAGATTTAGTCATTGGTTTAACCATTATTGCAGTGGGAACAAGCTTGCCTGAATTAGCAGCATGCGTAGCTGGCGTATTAAAAAAAGAAGATGATCTCGCAATTGGTAACATTGTGGGTTCGAATCTGTTTAATATCCTAGCGGTACTTGCTATACCAGGATTGATTGCCCCAGGGGAAATAGATGCCAATGCTGCTGGCCGTGATTTTTACATGACACTTGGTACCAGTGCAGCCCTTGCTGTGCTCGTATTATCAAGTGGAGCGAAGAAACAATTAACTCGCTGGCATGGCGCCATATTATTAGTCGTCTTTATTGCGTACCAGATTGTCTTATTTCAATCTCAATAA
- a CDS encoding transposase yields MMTTLNRIYPDELQQQVIKEVKDNNRLISDVAKQYNVSAKTIYQWVKKRKQPLKSVSKQQDLATEIATEIANLQKRLFQLNQELVSVKGH; encoded by the coding sequence ATGATGACGACACTAAATCGAATATATCCAGATGAATTACAGCAACAAGTAATCAAGGAAGTAAAAGACAATAATCGATTAATTTCAGATGTTGCCAAGCAATATAATGTGTCAGCAAAAACCATTTACCAATGGGTGAAGAAAAGAAAACAACCTCTAAAATCAGTGAGCAAACAACAAGATTTAGCCACTGAAATTGCAACTGAAATAGCAAATTTGCAGAAAAGGCTATTTCAACTGAATCAAGAATTAGTGTCAGTAAAAGGACATTAA
- a CDS encoding KpsF/GutQ family sugar-phosphate isomerase, whose translation MINQTQLRQWGRQVIDIEKTALDNLYQYVDSDAFGQACELILQCKGKVIVMGMGKSGHIGNKISATLASTGTPAFFVHPGEASHGDLGALAKNDIILAISNSGESSEILTLLPVIQRMGVPVIAITGKPESNMARLSKLHLCIEVPEEACPLGLAPTSSTTATLVMGDALAVALLQARGFTRDDFALSHPGGSLGRKLLLKVSDVMHHGSDVPQVNSQVCITESLYEISNKGLGMTAVIDDNQQLVGIFTDGDLRRVIDAEVNLRTTPISQVMTPNCITIRADILAAQALQVMDEKSINGLIVVDENQRPIGALNMLDMVKAGVI comes from the coding sequence ATGATAAATCAAACACAGTTGCGTCAATGGGGTCGTCAAGTCATTGATATTGAAAAAACAGCGTTAGATAACTTATATCAGTACGTTGATTCAGATGCCTTTGGCCAAGCTTGTGAACTAATTTTGCAGTGCAAAGGTAAAGTGATTGTCATGGGCATGGGTAAATCAGGCCACATTGGCAATAAGATTTCAGCTACATTGGCCAGCACAGGAACGCCTGCATTTTTTGTTCACCCAGGCGAAGCAAGCCATGGTGACCTAGGTGCACTGGCTAAAAATGATATTATCTTAGCAATTTCTAACTCTGGTGAGTCGAGTGAAATTTTAACCTTGCTACCCGTTATTCAGCGCATGGGTGTTCCAGTGATTGCGATCACGGGTAAGCCTGAATCTAACATGGCGCGGTTATCTAAACTGCATCTTTGCATTGAAGTACCAGAAGAAGCTTGTCCATTAGGATTAGCGCCTACTTCAAGCACTACCGCAACCTTGGTAATGGGAGATGCCCTAGCCGTCGCATTATTGCAAGCCAGAGGCTTTACTCGTGATGATTTTGCATTATCACACCCAGGTGGATCATTAGGACGTAAACTCTTACTTAAAGTATCAGACGTCATGCATCATGGAAGCGATGTTCCGCAAGTTAATAGCCAGGTTTGCATCACAGAGTCACTATACGAAATATCCAATAAAGGACTAGGCATGACTGCCGTTATTGATGACAACCAACAGTTAGTCGGTATCTTCACCGATGGTGATTTACGCCGAGTGATTGATGCCGAAGTCAATTTACGCACCACGCCAATCTCACAAGTGATGACCCCTAATTGCATTACCATCAGAGCTGATATTTTAGCAGCACAGGCCTTACAAGTGATGGATGAAAAAAGTATCAACGGCTTAATTGTTGTTGATGAAAATCAACGCCCAATTGGCGCACTTAATATGCTTGATATGGTAAAAGCAGGAGTCATTTAA
- a CDS encoding HPr family phosphocarrier protein produces MNISREITISNKLGLHARAATKLAILATEFKASITLIQGDKQASAASVLGLLMLESGIGKVITVQAEGPDAQQALDAVCQLINDKFDEES; encoded by the coding sequence ATGAATATCTCCAGAGAAATCACCATCAGTAATAAACTTGGGCTTCATGCTCGAGCGGCAACAAAATTAGCTATATTGGCTACGGAATTTAAAGCCAGCATTACCTTGATTCAAGGTGACAAACAAGCCAGCGCAGCGAGTGTGTTAGGTTTATTAATGCTAGAAAGTGGTATAGGAAAAGTGATTACTGTTCAGGCTGAAGGCCCTGATGCACAGCAAGCACTAGATGCGGTTTGCCAACTGATTAACGACAAATTTGACGAAGAAAGCTAA
- the hpf gene encoding ribosome hibernation promoting factor encodes MQINLTGHHIEITQSLREYVQTKFSKLERHFEQINNVHVVLNVQKLQQIAEAKLHLKGGEVFAVSQNADMYVAIDALIDKLDRQVIKHKEKLIKH; translated from the coding sequence ATGCAAATTAACCTGACTGGACACCATATCGAAATTACTCAATCTTTACGTGAGTATGTGCAAACTAAGTTTTCAAAGCTTGAACGTCACTTCGAACAGATCAATAATGTTCACGTTGTGCTCAATGTACAAAAGTTACAACAGATTGCCGAAGCTAAATTGCACCTCAAAGGAGGTGAAGTTTTTGCCGTATCTCAAAACGCAGATATGTATGTCGCAATTGACGCCCTGATAGACAAATTAGACCGTCAGGTAATTAAACACAAAGAGAAGTTAATTAAACACTAA
- the ptsN gene encoding PTS IIA-like nitrogen regulatory protein PtsN, whose protein sequence is MELRTILQPACTTCATPGSKKKVLELISNLMADQYPTLSSQAIFESLIAREKMGSTGIGNGIAIPHGRLDDIESPIAILIKCEEAIDFDAIDKKPVDILFALLVPSEQCQQHLSTLSSMAEKLSDKLILKRLRKSHDATELYQVITA, encoded by the coding sequence ATGGAACTTCGCACCATCCTGCAGCCGGCGTGCACTACCTGTGCCACTCCGGGCAGTAAGAAAAAGGTACTGGAACTTATCAGCAATTTAATGGCTGACCAGTACCCTACTCTATCTTCACAAGCTATTTTCGAAAGTTTAATAGCACGTGAAAAAATGGGTAGCACAGGTATCGGCAATGGCATTGCGATTCCACATGGGCGTTTAGACGACATTGAATCGCCGATCGCTATTTTGATCAAATGTGAAGAAGCTATCGACTTTGATGCTATTGATAAGAAGCCAGTAGACATTTTATTTGCCTTATTGGTTCCTTCTGAGCAATGTCAGCAACACTTAAGCACGTTATCAAGTATGGCTGAGAAATTAAGCGATAAACTCATCCTTAAAAGACTTCGAAAGAGTCATGACGCTACAGAACTGTATCAGGTTATTACTGCATGA
- the lptC gene encoding LPS export ABC transporter periplasmic protein LptC gives MSRTTLAILGFFGAALVLYWQVQVKRSQMEANKLPDPARPEFIANDLRSTEFNEQGLVQSRVSAKHMEHFQQTNETLFTEPVYLIYPENGEAEWQLTAELGKLNKETGKVVLEKNVIIDAININEPVQSLTTSMLALDLNTMIMTSDRQINVSGQDFKIQGLGLYADLNAEELELLSQVEGTYEAK, from the coding sequence ATGAGCCGTACCACCCTCGCTATTCTCGGCTTCTTTGGTGCAGCATTAGTTTTATACTGGCAAGTGCAAGTGAAGCGTAGTCAAATGGAAGCCAATAAGCTTCCCGATCCCGCGCGTCCAGAATTCATCGCTAATGACTTGCGAAGCACAGAATTTAACGAGCAAGGATTAGTACAAAGCCGGGTGTCAGCAAAACACATGGAACACTTTCAGCAAACCAATGAAACCCTATTCACTGAGCCTGTATACCTTATCTATCCAGAAAACGGCGAAGCTGAGTGGCAATTAACCGCTGAATTAGGCAAGCTTAATAAAGAAACCGGTAAAGTGGTGCTAGAAAAAAATGTTATTATTGATGCAATAAACATCAATGAACCAGTACAATCGCTAACCACAAGTATGCTTGCGTTAGATTTAAATACCATGATCATGACGTCTGATCGACAGATTAATGTCTCAGGACAAGATTTTAAAATACAAGGCTTAGGCCTTTATGCTGATTTAAATGCCGAAGAGTTAGAGCTTTTAAGTCAGGTAGAAGGAACATATGAAGCAAAGTAA